The Procambarus clarkii isolate CNS0578487 chromosome 12, FALCON_Pclarkii_2.0, whole genome shotgun sequence DNA window acaaagatccaaaagtgattccatgcacccgccaaaccccctgtttatgaatgaaaagcggtttacacatgactcacaactgttgacgttcgaacatatccggaacaagtgcttcactgacgaattttgttcgaatcacaacgctataaatgcttcacccacgtactacaaatacaaataatcgccaacagaacctaaacacctaacctaacctatcctatgcctatatatacacaatatgctaatatattataatattaatttatacttgagaaaattcccgttttgaatgaacagcatgttaaaatttatgaatgcgtctgtgggggcgaccgctggctgtaatggacttgagtcgaggacgggttgcgtacATACACGTCAACCTCAATCccactctgctgctgctgctggatgatgaagtAGGCATCCTCACTTCGTACACGTGGTCGGTTGGAACACGGGGTCCTAGACCATGGGGTAGCTCCACACATAGAGACCAGGTGGCGCGGACACGCCGGCTTAAGGCAGCCAGGATTGCGCACAAAACAGATCATGGTCATATCTTGAACCACGTTATAGTGACATCGTCTTTATTCAGAGGCCTTTTCCCTGTTATCACGGTATGGTGTTACTGGTTGCACTATAAAAGTCTTCCAGAGCGAGGACAATGGAACTCTCTAAACTCTGATTTCTATCCACTTCTGTTTGTTTTAGAGTTCAAGGGTGCGTTACCTGTTTGTATAGTGTGCGAGAACACTTCCTGCATTGCGGTCACTGACAACGCTGGCAGTTCCAGTCGCGGTGAAGGAAGGGTGCGTCTTGAAGCGTTCTAGGAAGTTGTGAACTTGTGATCCATTGTCTGATGGACAAGACGATTCCTGGccacatatcccagttccttgacctcatatcccagttccttgacctcatatcccagttccttgacctcatatcccagctccttgttctcatatttcagctccttgacttcatatcccagctccttgatatcatatcccagctccttcacCTCATATTtcaagctccttgtccacatatttcAAGCTCCTTgatatcatatcccagctcattgaccTCATATCCGAGCTCCTTGACCTCAAATCCAGCTccatgttctcatatcccagctacctGACATAATATCCTAGCtctttgacctcatatcccagctcttcgttctcatatcccagccaattgacctcatatcccagctcttcgttctcatatcccagctcttcgttctcatatcccagctccttgacctcatatcccagctaaatgttctcatatcccagctccttgatatATCCCAGCTCACTGATATATCTCACCtccttgacctcttatcccagcgccttgttctcatatcccagctccatgttctcatatcccagctccttgacctcatatcccagctccttgttctcatatcccagctccttgttctcatatcccaattccttatctccatatcccagatccttgttctcatatcccaactccttatctccatatcccagctccttgttctcacatcccaactccttatcccccatatcccagctccttgttctcatatcacagctcctctatatcatataccagctccttgacttcatatcccagctctttaacctcatatcccagcttcttgaccTTGTGTTCCAATTCTTtgaccttatatcccagctccttgacttcatatcccagctacttgaccacatatcccagctccttgacctcatatcccggctccttgacctccatatcccggctccttgacctcacatcccagctccttgacctcatatccctgcttcttgttctcatatcccagctccttgatatCATATCCCAGAtcgttgacctcatatcccagttccttgatctcatatcctagctccttgttctcatatcccaacaCCTTGTTCTCACTGACCCCGTATCCTAGCTcagtgacctcatatcccagctccatgttgtcatatcccagctacttgaTATCTTATCCcacctccttgacctcatatcccaactcctggacctcgtatcccagctccttgttctcatatttcagcctgttgtcctcatatcccagctccaagttctcataccccagcttctTGAACTCGTATCCCGGCTCCTTGACCTCCATATCCCAACTACCtgacctcacatcccagctccttgacctcatatcccagctccttgatatCATATCCCAGATCTTTGAccttatatcccagttcctttatctcatatcctagctccttgttctcatatcccagcaccttgtccaagctccttgacctcatatccaagctccatATTCTCATGTCCCAGCTACTTGATatcatatcccatctccttgacctcatatcccaactccttgacctcatatcccagctccttgttctcatatctcagcctattttcctcatatcccagctccgagTTCTCATATCACAGCTCGTTGATCTCATATCCCAGcccattgtcctcatatctcagctcattGACcatatatcccaactccttgacctcatatcccagctctttgaactcatatcccagcttcttaacctcatatcccagctccttgaccttatATTCAAACTCCTTGACCTGATATCCTACCtacttgacctcttatcccagcttcttggtgtcatatcccacctccttgttctcatatcccagctccttgatttCATTTCGCAGATCGTTAacttcatatcccagttccttgatctcatatcctagctccttgttctcatatcccagcacactgtcttcatatcccagctccttgacctcatattccagctccttaaccacatatcccagctccttgacctcatatcccagctccttgacctcatatcccagctccttgacctcatattccagctccttaaccacatatcccagctccttgacctcatatcccagctccttgacctcatattccagctccttaaccacatatcccagctccttgacctcatatcccagctcctgttctcatatcccagctccttgaccttatatcccagctctgtgacctcatatcccagctccctgttctcgtatcccagctccgtgGCTTCATATCCTATCTCTTTATTttcatatcccacctccttgaccacatatcccagctccttgaccttatattccagctccttgacccgacatcccagctcctttgcctcatatcccagctttttgTCCATATATCCCAACTCCTAATTCTCATACCCCAACACCTTgatatatcccagctctttgacctaatatcccagcttcctgttctcgtatcccagctccgtggcctcatatcctagctccttgttctcatatcgcaGCTCCTTGACCACATATACTACCTCCTTAACCTTATATTCCAGCTCTTTGacctcatatcacagctcctggtccccatattacagctccttgacttcatatcccagctccttgacctcatgtaCCAGTTCCTTGAtaccataccccagctccttgacctgatatcccagctccgcgaactcatatcccagctcctggtccccatatCACATCTCCTGGTCCCCATATCACAGCCCCTCGACcatatatcccagttccttgaccCCATATTCCAGCActgtggcctcatatcccagctctgtgacctcatatcccagctccttgacctcatatcccagcttcttgacctcatgtcccagctccttgacctcatgtcccagctccttgaacTCATATCAAACTCCTTgaactcatatcccagctccataaactcatatcccagctccttgaactcatatcccagctccttgaactcatatcccacctccatgttctcatatcccagctccttgaactcatatcccagctccatgttctcatatcccagctccttgacctcatatcccagctccttcttctcatatcccagctccttgatgtCATATCCTAGTTCCTTAACCTCATGTACCTTCCATATGCTGTATAGTCATAATGGATAAGCATAAGTAGATTGATATATAGTAGATTGATAGATGGAAGGACagagagatggatggatggatagacaaatatgtaggtggatggatggattgatgaagAGTTAAGTGACAGGCCGGGCAACGCCGGTTAcccccctaatatatatatatatatatatatatatatatatatatatatatatatatatatatatatatatatatatatatgtcgtacctagtagccagaacgcacttctcagcctactatgcaaggcccgatttgccttataagccaagttttcctgaattaatatatgttctctaatttttatttatatatatatatatatatatatatatatatatatatatatatatatatatatatatatatatatatttatttttattttgtgagggtaccacctctggtgccaatgtggggacccatagcctcggagaagaaaataaaaagtattcagaggagaccttgtggtttctcactgaacactaatattatcttctcctaccacccccattcttttgtatgtacacatatatatttactttatttgaactttgttacaaaaaaggagttacatatgggttacaaagatggttgtcataggttgtcgagttcctccagctcctcagatggcgggcaggaaccctggatgcagtgcgcatttcccctctgtatcgccacactgaggcgctggaaaagaaagcttgcagctctcgggtcccttgttgtttcaatgagcctagaacccagttccttcaaaaaactggtagcacttttaccccaggcgccgagcgtctcagaaacaatggggacaaaattgtagtggttatccagttctctatacttacgggatttggctgcttccctgtgagtggcagcaccacctggttgtgcaacactgaggttaatgtaggtgttagccagggttgatacacacgtgtagtcccataccaactgcttgccattcttccaggggttcactgtgataccatccgggcgaccaataagagcatcagagttacggggcgttaggtaacggggctctctttcagctgggcatccagctgtggtgaggctcctcttgatgatgtcgttaacttcactgtgcctcgagtgccatccccctgtgctttggcagagtaggccatggtgaccgtacctgtcagccaccacctcgccgcaaatacacttatatctggtgtggattggggcagcaaggcggagggccacagcaattcggagggcgtgtggtgtgagacgcgtgccagttgccgacattggggttgctaacaggaaatcccctgcatgtggtgctgctactgctgtgaggcgagcaatgtcgtgttgtgttgttgcagcacccaggcactctgcagcaacttggtctacaatgggaccatcccagctggattgcttgtgggattttggggatggtggttgaggtgattggcctgcacgagaggcccactctgtagcacagcgtgtaaaattgggatcatgtacacctgccagctgatgtaagtgggcaggtagaatttccttcacaaggtcgtcggatgctgataaggaggacaggaaggctggaacagcgatttgcgttgctgttcgaactccgaggcccccaagtcttacgggaagagaggcttgtttccactgtaggtcatcgagagagaggttaagggctttttctagcattggtatatatatatatatatatatatatatatatatatatatatatatatatatatatatatatatatatatatatatatatatatatatatatatatattattaaatatgaccgaaaaagtaagattaataattctaacacgaattttctcaatctttcctgaaccttgcaggaattaacctcactgaggaccaagtcactctcctaaatctgggcataaactgtcatgttatgtccagaccgagtgaaatggcccggaaagtagagttggaaattctgttggacgacatattcgacctcgagacacaaaagagggtcactaccaaagataccttacaagcagaacttattgcagaaggaggaaagaatcgaggcaactacagaagcaccatactgtcccccgagcttaaagcggcagccaaaagccttcgtgagaacaaggagatagttgtcaggagaggtgacaagtcgccaatatatgtcattcttaaaaaagacgaatatctggcgaaaatgaacatcatactctctgaccaaactaagttccaaagggtaacgaaggacactacagccgaattaaaagcaaaggtcaacaaactgatcgaaactgtgaacgccaagaaatccggactccacctgccaaagatcattggggaatataaacctggatatgcgtatggaaatgtcaagacgcacaagcctggaaacccacttcggccaatcattagccagatacccacacccacgtacagactggcgaagcgactcaacggcctgctgactccttatgttccttgcgccttcagcctgaagtctccaaaggaatttgtggacttactgcggggcgcacgggccacagggataagagcctcgttggacgtagaatcgctgtttaccaacgtacctgtggacgagacaatcggaatgatagccgacagagtgtatcgtgatcaagcctgtactcctcttgacatgccagaaagtattctgaggaaactactccaagcttgtactaaagaggcacccttcttgagcccggatgggcacatgtataagcaagtagatggggtcgccatgggttctcccctaggtgtcctgtttgcaaacttctacatggtgtgacggagttcccccccccccccttataattctcccacgcctgcagtaagagtcatgtctacttttcccaagcgttctctacgttgcaggctacaatttgatatatgggagagagtgaagtgttctcggagagccgagaaatttgagaaatagtgatattttggcctgtggtttaggccctttagggagccaagatggcgctggcttccctgatctcccgccaaaaccgtgtgacgtcagtggcaccggattggtcaccgacagcaatgtggcaccgggagccaatgaaaacctcccgtggcgaaagtgacgtcacgaaggaagggg harbors:
- the LOC138364197 gene encoding uncharacterized protein PF3D7_1120000-like; the protein is MELGYEVTELGYGVSENKVLGYENKELGYEIKELGYEVNDLGYDIKELGYENKKQGYEVKELGCEELGYDIKELGYEVKELKYENKELGYEVKELGYEVKELGYEVKELGYVARNRLVHQTMDHKFTTS